One stretch of Plasmodium vivax chromosome 8, whole genome shotgun sequence DNA includes these proteins:
- a CDS encoding hypothetical protein, conserved (encoded by transcript PVX_094310A; Apicoplast targeted protein. Curated by Stuart Ralph, Walter and Eliza Hall Institute of Medical Research, Australia.): MSATLLFLLIIRLALSLPPHNAKAANPQLHVGSLNQERCNNYSYYINQQCEIIHSLEKIDEQNALLCKNKNKCEYLINYVFQSLGIEAVPEEDFLNLTLPLNENVGEKEKCNKEVQINEKMKCMCCIKEMESSETEKINTELTPGQRTQNAAYPFGDCKCVLKYEVDDEHALNADKCKNFICNSGICTRRMDGEPLCSCEENHYFDKRVSACVRHQDGVNGGASQASQSRQANQSTESNQSTESTRSTESTRSTEAVMDQPRHVTYESDSNGNKINDDHKKGDHTQRVNDNHDDDSETHSHHAQGSQNNHENRNLSNAFTDECPINHVRNKQGECQRRESNSAENICLRIECFVNSDPPECTCVDKNGEKIEKAIFDVSHITMCTLNNINCDYGICNNSTKKGELACICDKKYKYNSSLKVCIGYAVARLLSWVLIIALFSIIATAL; encoded by the exons atgtcTGCCACTCTGCTTTTCCTCTTAATAATCCGCTTAGCTCTTTCCTTACCGCCCCACAACGCCAAGGCGGCAAATCC GCAACTGCACGTTGGCAGCCTCAACCAGGAAAGGTGCAACAACTACAGCTACTACATAAATCAGCAGTGCGAAATAATTCACTCTCTCGAAAAAATCGATGAGCAAAATGCTCTCTTgtgtaaaaacaaaaacaaatgtgAGTACCTCATAAATTATGTGTTCCAAAGTCTGGGCATAGAAGCCGTCCCAGAAGAAGACTTCTTAAATTTAACTCTACCACTTAACGAAAATgttggggaaaaagaaaaatgcaacaAAGAAGTGCagataaatgaaaaaatgaaatgcatGTGCTGCATCAAAGAGATGGAAAGTagcgaaacggaaaaaataaataccgAATTAACCCCAGGGCAAAGAACCCAAAACGCTGCGTACCCCTTCGGTGATTGCAAGTGTGTTCTAAAATATGAAGTAGACGACGAACACGCCTTAAATGCcgataaatgtaaaaacttCATCTGCAACAGTGGGATTTGCACACGGCGCATGGATGGAGAACCCCTCTGCTCCTGCGAGGAGAACCATTATTTCGACAAAAGAGTGAGTGCGTGCGTAAGGCATCAAGATGGGGTGAACGGAGGGGCGAGCCAAGCGAGTCAGTCAAGGCAGGCAAATCAGTCAACTGAGTCAAATCAGTCAACTGAGTCAACTCGGTCAACTGAGTCAACTCGATCAACTGAGGCGGTCATGGACCAACCGCGCCATGTAACATATGAGAGCGACTCGAAcggaaacaaaataaatgacgatcacaaaaagggggaccaTACACAGAGAGTTAACGACAACCACGATGACGACAGCGAAACACATTCTCACCACGCGCAAGGAAGCCAAAATAACCACGAAAATAGAAACCTAAGCAATGCGTTCACCGATGAGTGTCCAATAAATCACGTAAGAAATAAACAGGGGGAGTGCCAAAGGAGGGAAAGCAACTCAGCAGAGAACATCTGCCTCAGAATAGAATGTTTCGTCAATTCAGACCCACCAGAATGTACATGTGTagataaaaatggggaaaaaatagaaaaagctATCTTCGACGTTTCCCACATAACAATGTGCACCCTCAATAACATAAACTGCGACTACGGGATATGCAATAACtcgacaaaaaaaggagaactcGCATGTATTTGCGATAAGaagtataaatataacagCTCTTTGAAGGTATGCATTGGCTACGCCGTAGCACGTCTTCTCAGTTGGGTGCTCATCATCGCGCTGTTCAGCATAATCGCAACTGCGCTGTGA